Proteins found in one Takifugu rubripes chromosome 15, fTakRub1.2, whole genome shotgun sequence genomic segment:
- the LOC101079868 gene encoding olfactory receptor 52J3 — protein MNNWTLNSDVLLLEGLKVTRRSSFPAFLLLLLIYIFIMVSNMSLMFLILMERTLREPMYLLFCNMSVNDVFGATTIIPRLLRDIFLPSSERFILYNHCALQAFCNNYHASVSHTVLMIMAFDRYMAICNPLHYSSIMTNRMMVNLSAWAWGSVFIMVAILIGLSVRLSRCRWIVENPFCDNATLFKLSCESILINNIYGLAYTVVLLGSSIGSVTLTYLKVATVCLQSKNNVLNSRALQTCSTHLAVYLLLLLSGSITIILHRFPQLSDHRKLVHILLHVAPPALNPVIYGLQIKVVREKLIILFTRNSKTASIIQH, from the coding sequence ATGAATAACTGGACTTTAAATTCAGATGTGTTGCTGCTAGAGGGCCTCAAGGTCACCCGCCGGTCCTCCTTTCCtgcatttctcctcctcctcctcatttacATCTTCATCATGGTGTCCAACATGAGCCTCATGTTTCTGATATTGATGGAGAGGACCCTCCGTGAGCCCATGTACCTTCTCTTCTGCAATATGAGCGTTAACGATGTTTTTGGGGCAACCACCATCATCCCTCGCCTGCTTAGAGACATTTTTCTTCCCAGTTCGGAGCGGTTCATCCTTTACAACCACTGCGCCCTTCAGGCTTTTTGCAACAACTATCACGCAAGTGTCTCACACACTGTCCTCATGATCATGGCCTTCGACCGATACATGGCCATCTGTAACCCACTACATTACAGCTCCATTATGACCAATCGGATGATGGTGAATCTGTCAGCGTGGGCCTGGGGATCAGTCTTCATCATGGTGGCGATCCTGATAGGACTCAGTGTCCGTCTATCTCGCTGCAGGTGGATTGTGGAAAACCCCTTCTGTGACAATGCCACCCTGTTCAAGCTGTCCTGCGAAAGTATCCTCATCAACAACATCTATGGCCTGGCCTACACGGTGGTCCTGCTGGGCTCCTCCATCGGCAGCGTGACGCTCACTTACTTAAAAGTTGCAACAGTTTGTTTACAAAGTAAGAACAATGTGCTGAACAGCCGAGCgctgcagacctgcagcacCCACCTCGCCGTTTACCTTCTCTTGCTTCTCTCCGGCTCCATCACCATCATACTTCACCGCTTCCCTCAGTTATCCGACCATAGGAAGCTGGTACACATCCTGCTACATGTTGCGCCCCCTGCACTGAATCCTGTCATCTATGGACTCCAAATCAAAGTAGTACGAGAGAAACTTATCATCCTGTTTACAAGAAACTCAAAGACTGCCTCAATAATTCAACATTAA